From Verrucomicrobia bacterium S94, the proteins below share one genomic window:
- a CDS encoding GNAT family N-acetyltransferase, giving the protein MFLVQATTDHILHAAKLFDLYRQFYDQPADPALAESYIRQRIVNNESAIFLAFEGGEAVGFVQLYPSFCSVDAIRIQILYDLYVKEAFRGNGIARSLMNKARAYSKASGAKRIDLLTGVENKAGRALYEKLDYYRSVDDFIGYSLNL; this is encoded by the coding sequence ATGTTTTTGGTCCAGGCTACGACAGATCATATTCTGCATGCGGCAAAGCTGTTTGACTTATATCGGCAGTTTTATGATCAGCCTGCCGATCCTGCGCTGGCGGAATCGTATATCCGTCAGCGTATCGTAAATAATGAGTCGGCGATTTTTTTGGCTTTTGAAGGCGGGGAGGCGGTTGGTTTTGTTCAGCTCTATCCCTCGTTTTGTTCGGTGGATGCGATCAGGATTCAGATTCTATACGACCTCTACGTAAAAGAAGCGTTTCGCGGAAACGGCATTGCCCGCTCGCTTATGAATAAAGCCAGAGCATATTCAAAAGCGAGCGGAGCAAAACGGATTGATTTATTGACCGGTGTTGAGAATAAGGCGGGTCGGGCCTTGTATGAAAAACTTGACTACTATCGGTCTGTGGATGACTTTATCGGGTACTCACTAAATTTGTGA
- the nspC gene encoding carboxynorspermidine decarboxylase, protein MDIKTPAFIVDENLVRKNCEVLASVKQQTGCKILLALKGFALWPLFPIIGEYLDGVCASSPWEARLGREEFGKEVHAYAAAYSEADFAELLTLCDEIDFNSFHQLNRFRTAGDTDIKFGLRINPECSTQDPAHAIYDPCAPQSRLGIRRRDFEGQNLTGITGLHFHTLCEQNADDLQTTLQAVEEQFSDLLPQMDWVNFGGGHHITRDDYDIDLLVKLINAFKKKYGVQVILEPGEAVALNAGELVTSVLDIIDNNGAIAILDVSCTCHMPDVLEMPYRPEIENAALPGAKPYTYKLAGLSCLAGDIIGDYSFDEPLAVGDRLIFKDMAHYSMVKTTFFNGIQHPDIAVRRGDQVEILREFNYADYRARLA, encoded by the coding sequence ATGGATATTAAAACTCCAGCTTTCATCGTGGATGAAAATCTCGTTCGAAAAAACTGCGAAGTACTTGCTTCCGTAAAACAACAGACAGGCTGTAAAATCCTGCTAGCCCTCAAAGGCTTCGCCCTTTGGCCCCTTTTTCCAATTATTGGAGAATACCTCGACGGCGTCTGCGCCAGCTCACCCTGGGAAGCACGGCTCGGCCGTGAAGAATTCGGCAAAGAAGTTCATGCCTACGCCGCCGCCTATTCCGAGGCCGATTTCGCGGAACTGCTGACACTCTGCGATGAAATCGACTTTAATTCATTCCATCAGCTCAACCGCTTTCGGACCGCCGGCGACACAGACATCAAATTCGGCCTCCGCATAAATCCCGAATGTTCCACGCAGGATCCGGCCCATGCCATCTACGACCCCTGCGCCCCGCAATCCCGCCTCGGTATTCGCCGCCGGGATTTTGAAGGACAGAATCTGACCGGTATTACCGGCCTTCATTTCCACACCCTCTGCGAACAGAATGCCGACGATCTGCAAACCACGCTGCAAGCTGTTGAAGAACAGTTCAGCGATCTGCTGCCTCAAATGGACTGGGTGAATTTCGGCGGCGGGCATCATATTACGCGCGACGACTACGACATCGACCTGCTCGTCAAACTGATCAACGCCTTTAAAAAGAAATACGGTGTGCAGGTCATCCTCGAACCCGGCGAAGCCGTGGCACTCAATGCGGGCGAACTCGTCACCTCGGTGCTGGACATCATCGACAACAACGGCGCCATTGCTATCCTCGATGTCTCCTGCACCTGCCATATGCCCGACGTGCTGGAAATGCCCTACCGCCCGGAGATTGAAAATGCCGCGCTTCCCGGAGCCAAACCCTACACCTATAAGCTGGCCGGGCTCAGCTGCCTCGCCGGCGATATCATCGGCGACTATTCATTCGATGAACCGTTGGCTGTCGGTGACCGGCTGATCTTCAAAGACATGGCCCACTACTCCATGGTGAAGACCACCTTTTTCAACGGCATTCAACACCCGGATATCGCTGTCCGACGCGGTGATCAGGTGGAAATTCTTCGCGAATTCAATTATGCGGACTACCGCGCCAGACTGGCCTAA
- a CDS encoding saccharopine dehydrogenase family protein encodes MSKVLIIGAGGVSGVVVHKCAALPEVFSEIMLASRTKSKCDAIAAQLDRPIQTAQVDADDVPELVELIKRFGPELVINVALPYQDLHIMDACLETGVHYIDTANYEPEDTAKFEYKWQWAYHDRFKEAGLMALLGSGFDPGVTSVFCTYIQKHYLDEIHTIDIIDCNAGDHGYPFATNFNPEINIREVTAKGRYWENGEWIETEPLSVKRSFAVPEDIGDLNIYLMYHEELESLGKHIKGLKRARFWMSFGDSYLKHLEVLGNVGMTRIDEVEFNGQKIIPLQFLKTLLPDPSTLGPRTKGKTWIGCQVTGIKNGETRTITIYNTCDHQECYAEVKSQAISYTTGVPCMIGSKMVLEKKWSGKGVFNIEQMDPDPFMDDLNQYGLPWKVVEGAVAELD; translated from the coding sequence ATGTCAAAGGTTTTAATCATCGGAGCGGGCGGAGTCAGCGGAGTAGTCGTGCACAAATGCGCCGCACTGCCGGAAGTCTTTTCAGAAATTATGCTGGCGAGCCGCACAAAATCAAAGTGCGATGCCATTGCTGCACAACTCGACCGGCCGATTCAGACAGCGCAGGTCGATGCCGACGACGTGCCGGAGCTGGTGGAGCTGATTAAACGCTTCGGTCCGGAACTGGTGATCAATGTGGCCCTGCCCTATCAGGATCTGCACATCATGGATGCCTGCCTCGAAACCGGTGTACACTACATCGATACCGCCAACTATGAACCTGAAGATACCGCCAAATTTGAATATAAATGGCAGTGGGCCTATCACGACCGCTTTAAAGAAGCCGGTCTCATGGCCCTGCTCGGCTCCGGATTCGACCCCGGCGTCACCTCGGTCTTCTGTACCTACATCCAGAAACACTATCTTGATGAAATCCACACCATCGACATCATCGACTGCAACGCCGGCGACCATGGTTACCCCTTTGCCACCAACTTCAATCCGGAAATCAACATCCGCGAAGTCACCGCCAAAGGCCGCTACTGGGAAAACGGTGAATGGATCGAAACCGAACCGCTTTCCGTTAAACGCTCCTTTGCGGTGCCCGAAGATATCGGAGACCTTAATATCTACCTGATGTATCACGAGGAGCTCGAATCACTCGGCAAACATATTAAAGGGCTGAAACGCGCCCGGTTCTGGATGAGCTTCGGCGATTCCTACCTCAAACACCTCGAAGTGCTCGGCAATGTCGGCATGACCCGGATCGACGAAGTGGAATTCAACGGTCAGAAAATCATCCCGCTGCAGTTCCTGAAAACCCTCCTCCCCGACCCCTCCACCCTCGGCCCGCGCACAAAAGGAAAAACATGGATCGGCTGCCAGGTTACCGGCATTAAGAACGGCGAAACCCGAACCATCACCATCTATAACACCTGCGATCATCAGGAATGCTATGCCGAAGTCAAATCACAGGCGATTTCCTACACCACCGGCGTACCCTGCATGATCGGTTCAAAAATGGTACTCGAGAAAAAGTGGAGCGGCAAAGGCGTCTTCAACATTGAACAGATGGACCCCGATCCGTTTATGGACGACCTCAATCAATACGGTCTCCCCTGGAAGGTAGTCGAAGGCGCCGTAGCTGAGCTCGATTGA
- a CDS encoding helix-turn-helix domain-containing protein has product MSDSVKRLNFGAYENPYSGKGIEFEPRGIIATSELPALHEAGYIPGNTHWNFPNVLSPFWRLYYNFDPGHCIELDHQRYELKPDRILLIPDHVLFHCIGEQPVRNLWFHFSLEKRLTPHQQIPVIIKPTGFQLQLIQNLAEEISSGSAGTNRIFHRSLALIHLCISHRDISWAPPLPGRLQSVIRYISEHMSEKLPNELLAARAGISIETLCRLFSKYLHTSPARYVNQIRISRAGHLLEHSDLSIDQIAEATGFPNRAYFSRVFKQVSTLSPAEFRERKLTHLSQYKH; this is encoded by the coding sequence ATGTCTGATTCTGTCAAAAGATTAAATTTCGGGGCCTACGAAAATCCCTACTCCGGCAAAGGGATTGAGTTTGAGCCGCGCGGCATCATCGCCACCTCGGAACTGCCTGCGTTACACGAGGCGGGCTATATTCCAGGCAATACCCACTGGAATTTTCCGAATGTACTCAGTCCATTCTGGCGGCTTTACTACAACTTCGATCCCGGCCACTGCATCGAACTCGATCATCAGCGCTATGAACTGAAACCCGACCGCATTCTGCTTATTCCGGATCATGTCCTGTTTCATTGCATCGGTGAACAGCCAGTACGGAACCTATGGTTCCATTTTTCCCTGGAAAAACGCCTCACCCCGCACCAGCAAATTCCGGTAATTATCAAACCGACCGGCTTTCAGCTGCAGCTCATACAGAATCTCGCTGAAGAAATTTCCAGTGGCAGCGCCGGAACCAACCGCATATTCCACCGCAGTCTGGCGCTTATCCATCTGTGCATCAGTCACCGCGACATCAGCTGGGCCCCACCGCTCCCCGGAAGACTGCAGTCGGTCATCCGCTACATCAGCGAGCATATGAGTGAAAAACTGCCGAACGAACTGCTCGCTGCTCGAGCCGGCATCAGCATCGAAACCCTGTGCCGCCTTTTCAGTAAATACCTGCACACCTCGCCGGCACGCTATGTCAATCAGATCCGCATCAGCCGGGCCGGCCACCTGCTCGAGCATTCCGATCTCTCCATTGATCAGATTGCAGAGGCCACCGGCTTCCCGAACCGCGCCTATTTCAGCCGGGTTTTCAAACAGGTCAGCACACTCTCACCGGCGGAATTCCGCGAGCGGAAACTGACCCACCTGAGCCAGTATAAACATTAG